A window of Campylobacter cuniculorum DSM 23162 = LMG 24588 contains these coding sequences:
- a CDS encoding HIT family protein yields MQYLYAPWREEYLGQKKDTCPFCDCANRLKSDEELKVIFRAKHCFGVMNHYPYTPGHFMVIPYIHEENIENLSQETWQEMSDFVRKSVKILKSELGARGVNIGMNLGKEAGAGIAPHCHYHLVPRWAGDTNFITSIGQVRVCGNDIEKIYQKFLTAFAKLI; encoded by the coding sequence ATGCAGTATTTATACGCACCTTGGAGGGAGGAATATTTGGGACAAAAGAAAGATACCTGCCCTTTTTGTGATTGTGCAAATAGGCTTAAGAGTGATGAAGAATTGAAAGTGATTTTTAGAGCAAAGCATTGTTTTGGGGTGATGAATCATTATCCTTATACGCCCGGACATTTTATGGTTATACCCTATATCCATGAAGAAAATATTGAAAATTTAAGCCAGGAAACTTGGCAAGAAATGAGTGATTTTGTCAGAAAAAGTGTGAAAATTCTTAAGAGCGAGTTGGGTGCTAGAGGTGTTAATATCGGTATGAATTTAGGTAAAGAGGCTGGAGCTGGAATAGCACCACATTGCCATTATCATCTTGTTCCGCGTTGGGCAGGGGATACAAATTTCATCACAAGTATTGGACAAGTGCGGGTTTGTGGAAATGATATAGAAAAGATTTATCAAAAATTTCTTACAGCTTTTGCAAAACTTATCTAA
- a CDS encoding methyltransferase domain-containing protein, with protein MVCALCQKENQIQNLWVHENVFASSGKLSEKPYLNTDELWGGGYCKGNAKITLTQCKNCGYVFNASFDLEQINNEYSSQTYISRKIVSKEMSENIQSIKNKILKYLDKNSHCLEIAPGSGDMVLALIDEVESFTTIDPSLVSLELKDAKNLKHIQGFFDYEFVKNKLEHEINFVLFRHLLEHINTPYDFLNDVIKLLANEGIIYVEVPNLDEFIEHNRFYEVFNDHCGYYQKNVLINVLNDLGCELIDEIFLYEKQHMGLFFRKNNFKTDKKLEFKHYDSHIAKNFNQAIKSLNLKFQNYQNIALYGAGAHGNSLLNFLSQNCLLKIKKCFDLDIRKQGQYLQNSNIKISKPQPQEFKSLDLILLAVPLYEQEVINLLREKGYKGDFIKSKNMKIL; from the coding sequence ATGGTTTGTGCCCTATGTCAAAAAGAAAACCAAATACAAAATTTATGGGTTCATGAAAATGTTTTTGCTAGTTCAGGTAAATTGAGTGAAAAGCCTTATTTAAATACAGATGAGTTATGGGGGGGGGGGTATTGCAAGGGTAATGCAAAAATCACTCTAACTCAATGTAAAAACTGCGGTTATGTCTTTAATGCAAGTTTTGATTTAGAGCAAATTAACAATGAATATTCTTCCCAAACTTATATCTCTCGCAAAATTGTTTCTAAGGAAATGAGCGAAAACATTCAATCGATTAAAAATAAAATCCTAAAATACCTCGATAAAAATTCTCATTGCTTGGAAATTGCACCCGGAAGCGGTGATATGGTTTTAGCTTTGATTGATGAGGTTGAGTCTTTTACTACAATTGACCCTTCTTTGGTTTCGTTAGAATTAAAAGACGCTAAGAATTTAAAACACATACAAGGCTTTTTTGATTATGAATTTGTCAAAAACAAACTTGAACACGAAATTAATTTTGTTTTATTTAGGCATCTTTTAGAACATATCAATACACCCTATGATTTTTTAAATGATGTGATAAAACTTCTTGCAAATGAAGGCATTATTTATGTTGAAGTCCCTAATCTTGATGAATTTATAGAACATAACAGATTTTACGAAGTTTTTAATGATCATTGTGGCTATTATCAAAAAAATGTTTTGATTAACGTTTTAAATGATTTAGGTTGTGAGCTTATCGATGAAATTTTTTTATATGAAAAACAGCATATGGGTTTATTCTTTAGAAAAAATAATTTCAAAACAGATAAAAAACTTGAATTTAAACATTATGATTCACACATTGCAAAGAATTTTAATCAAGCAATAAAAAGTCTTAATCTTAAATTTCAAAATTATCAAAATATAGCTCTATATGGTGCCGGAGCACACGGGAATTCTTTACTCAATTTTTTAAGCCAAAATTGCTTGTTAAAAATCAAAAAATGTTTTGATTTGGATATAAGAAAACAAGGACAATATCTTCAAAATTCTAATATAAAAATTTCTAAACCACAACCACAAGAATTTAAATCGCTCGATTTGATTTTATTAGCGGTGCCATTATATGAACAAGAAGTTATAAATCTTCTAAGAGAAAAGGGATATAAAGGAGATTTTATTAAGTCAAAAAACATGAAAATTTTATGA
- a CDS encoding tRNA1(Val) (adenine(37)-N6)-methyltransferase — protein MEILKLAQYKQTYRYNSDSLLLSDFALNCGVKNELLDIGAGCGIVGILLKFFTPNLTLNLLEIQEKNIALIEKNLKQNHIQAQVFHADFRVFSSKKKFDFLVSNPPFYRDGAKMGINEHENISKFQRFLPLDELIAKANSLLKPRGVFYFAYEALALPKICFILENKKLKLTKIRFVYSAKGQKARLVLIQARKGVKSSCEILPPLLMQKNLNLSDEMQRICSRFRIKSYDF, from the coding sequence TTGGAAATTTTAAAATTAGCTCAATACAAGCAAACCTATCGTTACAACAGCGATTCCTTGCTTTTAAGTGATTTTGCTTTAAATTGCGGAGTGAAAAATGAGCTTTTAGATATCGGTGCTGGTTGTGGGATTGTAGGAATTTTGCTTAAATTCTTCACCCCAAATTTAACTTTAAATTTGCTTGAGATTCAAGAAAAAAATATAGCTTTGATTGAAAAAAATTTAAAGCAAAATCATATCCAAGCACAGGTTTTCCACGCAGATTTTCGTGTTTTTTCAAGCAAGAAAAAATTTGATTTTTTAGTTTCAAATCCTCCATTTTACAGAGATGGAGCAAAAATGGGCATCAATGAACATGAAAATATAAGCAAATTTCAGCGTTTTTTACCTCTTGATGAGCTGATTGCCAAGGCTAATTCACTCTTAAAACCAAGAGGGGTGTTTTATTTTGCTTATGAAGCCTTAGCTTTACCTAAGATTTGTTTTATTTTAGAAAATAAAAAGCTCAAACTGACTAAAATTCGCTTTGTTTATAGTGCAAAGGGACAAAAAGCAAGGCTTGTTTTGATACAGGCTCGAAAGGGAGTGAAGAGTTCTTGTGAAATTTTACCCCCTTTGTTGATGCAAAAAAATTTAAATTTAAGCGATGAAATGCAAAGGATTTGCTCTAGGTTTAGGATAAAAAGTTATGATTTCTAA
- the trpC gene encoding indole-3-glycerol phosphate synthase TrpC, giving the protein MILDEILKKTKTALEKRKKDLPYDMLGRSLAASPFFPKNIHKALKKEDGEIKIIAEVKKASPSKGVIRTEFDPLSIALNYEKNGAAAISVLTEPLFFQGSLENLSMIRRYTQIPLLRKDFIFDEYQILEALIYGADFILLIAKILSMKELKNLLEFARHLGLEALVEIHDREDLSKAIFAGADIIGINHRDLNDFSMHMDLCEKLIPQIPNSKIIVAESGLNDKAFIKHLQHLGVDAFLIGEYFMRQDDAGKALKEVIKG; this is encoded by the coding sequence ATGATTTTAGATGAAATTTTAAAAAAAACCAAAACCGCTTTGGAAAAAAGAAAAAAAGATTTGCCTTATGATATGCTAGGAAGGTCTTTGGCTGCAAGTCCTTTTTTTCCAAAAAACATTCATAAAGCCCTTAAAAAAGAAGACGGTGAGATTAAAATCATTGCTGAAGTTAAAAAAGCAAGTCCTAGCAAGGGTGTGATTAGAACAGAATTTGACCCCTTAAGCATTGCGTTAAATTATGAAAAAAATGGAGCTGCAGCTATTTCTGTATTAACCGAGCCTCTTTTTTTTCAAGGAAGTCTTGAAAATTTAAGCATGATACGCAGATATACGCAGATTCCGCTTTTAAGAAAGGATTTTATTTTTGATGAATATCAAATTTTAGAAGCCTTGATTTATGGAGCAGATTTTATTCTTTTGATTGCGAAAATTCTAAGTATGAAAGAGCTTAAAAATTTACTCGAATTTGCAAGGCATTTAGGTCTTGAAGCTTTGGTTGAAATCCACGATAGAGAAGATTTAAGCAAGGCTATTTTTGCTGGGGCGGATATTATTGGGATTAATCATAGGGATTTAAATGATTTTTCTATGCATATGGATCTTTGTGAAAAACTCATTCCGCAAATTCCAAATTCAAAAATTATCGTTGCAGAAAGTGGTTTGAATGATAAGGCATTCATAAAGCACTTGCAACATTTAGGGGTTGATGCCTTTTTAATTGGAGAGTATTTTATGCGTCAAGATGATGCAGGTAAGGCTTTAAAAGAAGTTATAAAAGGCTGA
- the fldA gene encoding flavodoxin FldA, with the protein MSVAVIYGSAMGNTEGAAGLIASKLGISDVLNIANIDADKMNSYDKLICGTSTWGSGDLQDDWEGFDFKGLNLSGKTVAVFGMGDSESYSDTYCGGMGKLAQNLKDAGANLVGAVSTEGYTFESSDAVVDGKFVGLALDNDNQEDQTEARIDAWIAEIKPHFA; encoded by the coding sequence ATGTCAGTAGCAGTGATTTATGGCAGTGCTATGGGAAATACTGAAGGTGCAGCAGGTTTGATTGCTTCAAAGCTTGGAATCAGTGATGTTTTAAACATTGCTAATATCGATGCAGATAAGATGAATTCTTATGATAAACTTATCTGTGGAACTTCAACTTGGGGAAGTGGCGATTTGCAAGATGATTGGGAAGGCTTTGATTTTAAAGGCTTAAATCTTAGTGGAAAAACCGTTGCTGTTTTTGGAATGGGCGATAGTGAGAGTTATTCTGATACTTATTGTGGCGGTATGGGAAAACTCGCTCAAAATTTAAAAGATGCGGGTGCAAATTTGGTTGGTGCCGTTTCAACAGAAGGCTATACTTTTGAATCAAGCGACGCGGTTGTTGATGGAAAATTCGTTGGTCTTGCCTTAGATAATGACAATCAAGAAGATCAAACTGAAGCAAGAATTGATGCATGGATTGCTGAAATTAAACCTCATTTTGCTTAA
- a CDS encoding DUF2325 domain-containing protein has protein sequence MSVLVIGADEITPIKAVLYDLGAKKIEHWDARNENRVNRKPIPNDTECIVMLTSFLNHNTMKKIKSEAKKRKIPLVCAKRSVSCVYCEYCKIFNLDREFSCSKAL, from the coding sequence ATGTCAGTTTTAGTTATCGGTGCAGATGAAATCACTCCTATAAAGGCGGTTTTGTATGATTTAGGTGCTAAAAAAATTGAACACTGGGATGCAAGAAATGAAAATCGTGTCAATCGCAAACCCATACCAAATGATACAGAATGTATTGTAATGCTTACAAGTTTTTTAAATCACAATACGATGAAAAAAATAAAAAGCGAGGCTAAAAAAAGAAAAATTCCTTTAGTTTGTGCTAAAAGAAGCGTCAGTTGTGTGTATTGTGAGTATTGTAAAATTTTTAATCTCGATAGAGAATTTTCTTGCTCCAAGGCTTTATGA
- a CDS encoding tetratricopeptide repeat protein, translated as MYRNLLFIVVFIFLNACANKQNIVVVYKDYTEQKSKEFDSRVMKAFTYSHFNQYKEARDEFLALFKDYNVTNFLENAYLLTLVNQLDKADELNELARAYLNQSDSLKRLSILYDLQNLNLKRAEKYVKELLAKKNNDPRDFEIYGDILVAKNDLRNAIKYYELAYKHFQSEDLLLKIVGIYANLNQVKNIKILLENFKKSNGCTLKTCILLAQIYSNEKNIKALKELYLNLYQLSHNKDFILAIIELLISQNHKQEALEFALKYDVKDNVKIFLYENLKQFDEAKKLSLKIYERDGNKEYLLRTAILEFEEANFKKQITAEKIAQIVKKFEEGIDEDADALYLNYYGYLLIDYDLDIKKGMKFVELALEKEPNNFYYIDSLAWGYYKLGKCKEAWELLQKTFDDKEFVESEESKKHIKAIRGCLKDDFR; from the coding sequence ATGTATAGGAATTTGTTATTTATAGTTGTTTTCATATTTTTAAATGCTTGTGCAAATAAGCAAAATATCGTCGTTGTTTATAAGGATTATACAGAACAAAAAAGCAAGGAATTTGATTCAAGAGTGATGAAGGCTTTCACCTATAGTCATTTTAATCAATACAAAGAAGCTAGAGATGAATTTTTAGCCCTTTTTAAAGATTATAATGTTACAAATTTTTTAGAAAACGCCTATTTGCTCACCTTAGTCAATCAGCTTGATAAAGCCGATGAGCTCAACGAACTCGCTAGAGCTTATCTCAATCAAAGTGATAGTCTTAAACGTCTTAGCATACTTTATGATTTACAAAATTTAAATCTTAAAAGAGCTGAAAAATATGTCAAAGAACTTTTGGCTAAAAAAAATAATGACCCAAGAGATTTTGAAATTTATGGAGATATTTTGGTTGCTAAAAATGATTTAAGAAATGCTATAAAATACTATGAGCTTGCGTATAAACATTTTCAAAGTGAGGATCTTTTACTCAAGATTGTAGGAATTTATGCGAATTTAAATCAGGTAAAAAATATTAAAATTTTACTTGAAAATTTCAAAAAATCTAATGGTTGCACCCTAAAAACTTGCATTTTACTCGCTCAAATTTATAGCAATGAAAAAAATATTAAAGCTTTAAAAGAGCTTTATCTTAATCTTTATCAATTAAGTCATAATAAAGATTTTATCCTTGCTATAATCGAACTTTTAATTTCTCAAAATCACAAACAAGAAGCTTTGGAATTTGCCTTAAAATACGATGTGAAAGATAATGTTAAAATTTTTTTATATGAAAATTTAAAACAATTCGATGAGGCAAAAAAATTAAGTCTTAAAATTTATGAACGTGATGGAAATAAAGAATATTTATTGCGTACAGCCATTCTTGAATTTGAAGAAGCAAATTTTAAAAAACAAATCACTGCGGAAAAAATCGCTCAAATTGTAAAAAAATTTGAAGAGGGTATAGATGAAGATGCGGATGCTTTGTATTTAAATTATTATGGGTATTTGTTGATTGATTATGATTTAGACATTAAAAAGGGTATGAAATTTGTAGAACTTGCTTTAGAAAAAGAACCGAATAATTTTTATTATATTGATTCTTTAGCGTGGGGGTATTATAAATTAGGAAAATGCAAGGAGGCTTGGGAGCTTTTGCAAAAAACCTTTGATGATAAAGAATTTGTAGAATCAGAAGAGAGTAAAAAACACATTAAAGCTATAAGAGGTTGTTTGAAAGATGATTTTAGATGA
- a CDS encoding acyl-[ACP]--phospholipid O-acyltransferase encodes MKQKSLIQIFGMIPFLSVAFINALVDLGHKIIIQNTIYKIYNGSEQFFLSTLINALILLPFILMLSPSGFLADRFPKNLIMKFSAYFNVFLTSILCISYYTGAFHIAFIMTFILAIQSALYSPSKYGFIKELVGKNLLTLGNGIINAVSIAGILTGICVFSLGFNLLYNANLSDELLQKIAPLGILLVVFALLELFLTHRLPKLKQENKEIKFHTKDYLKGKLLSNNLKLIFQNKIIRLCIVAIALFWSLSQLYLVAFPVYAKNILFEDNVFFVQLCMGISGLGMISGSLIVGKLSKNYIELGFIPLGILGILFSSLLMPCLTNLINYGVLFFFFGLCGAFFIIPLNALIQYHAKESELGKILAASHFVQNLCMLSFLVFVSFFSYFELNVIYLFYLASFIVFVGAIYILLKLPFSLIRILVQLAFFQRYKLLVEGFENIPEKGGALLLGNHISFIDWAIIQMAIPRHVHFAMEKSIYSKWYIKFFLDKFGVFFISATTNKTSFELIAQAIKKGELVCLFPEGVISRHGQLNEFKGDFEFICSQLESNEGVILPFYIRGLWGSAFSRSDEEFSSRHRRLSKRNIAIAFGKAMPLNAKKEEVKAKVFELSFMAWKSQCEAMQTLTRSFISSAKRKLSHIALIDPVSGAISYRKMLSLSLILSTIIKDNSQRFNIQIQRGSYAPKEESVGILLPASFASSLCNLATLFANKVVVNLNFTAGEKNIQAAIQSANIKQIYTSKTFLERLKNKGVDYHFAENIKVFFVEDLVDIFKKEKAKIIIYMILVSLLPSFILKAIFSPSKNNLAIAAILFSSGSEGTPKGIMLNNRNILSNIAQISDLLCAKDNDTILSSLPPFHAFGLTVTTFLPLLESIKSVTFADPTDAIGVAKTILKNNVTIMCGTSTFLGIYARNKKLDALMFESLRIIVCGAEKLKQEVRSAFEMKFKKSILEGYGATETTPVASVNLPNKFDPDYWILHRANKEGSVGMPLPGTAIRIVNPNTYESLKHGEEGLILIGGHQVMVGYLNDKEKTDEVIKEIDGIRWYNTGDKGRLDEDGFLYIIDRYSRFAKIGGEMISLGALEEELAKVLNTEIVKFCALSLEDDKKGEKIVLLIECQNEHFQGIIQAIKDSNIPALFKPSQYIQVEKIPLLGSGKVDFKRAKELAKYS; translated from the coding sequence CGAACAATTTTTTTTAAGTACTTTAATCAACGCTCTCATTCTTTTACCCTTCATTTTAATGCTCTCTCCTTCAGGTTTTCTCGCTGATCGTTTTCCTAAAAATCTTATTATGAAATTTTCAGCCTATTTCAATGTCTTTTTAACTTCAATTCTTTGTATTTCTTATTATACCGGTGCTTTTCATATCGCCTTTATAATGACTTTCATTTTAGCAATTCAATCCGCACTCTATTCACCTTCAAAATATGGCTTTATTAAGGAGCTTGTGGGTAAAAACTTGCTAACTTTAGGAAATGGAATCATCAATGCCGTAAGCATTGCTGGAATTTTAACCGGAATATGTGTTTTTTCTTTAGGTTTTAACCTGCTTTATAATGCAAATTTAAGCGATGAGCTTCTTCAAAAAATTGCACCACTTGGAATTTTACTCGTAGTTTTTGCTCTTTTAGAGCTTTTTTTAACGCATCGTTTGCCAAAATTAAAACAAGAAAATAAAGAAATAAAATTTCACACCAAAGATTATCTTAAAGGCAAACTTTTATCAAATAATTTAAAATTGATTTTTCAAAATAAAATCATCAGACTTTGTATTGTAGCAATTGCGTTATTTTGGTCGCTTTCACAGCTTTATCTTGTGGCTTTTCCTGTTTATGCTAAAAATATCTTATTTGAAGATAACGTCTTTTTTGTGCAACTTTGTATGGGAATTTCGGGATTAGGTATGATTAGCGGTTCTTTGATTGTGGGAAAACTTTCTAAAAATTATATTGAGCTTGGTTTTATCCCGCTTGGAATTTTAGGAATTTTATTCAGCTCTTTGCTCATGCCTTGTTTGACAAATTTAATCAATTATGGTGTGCTTTTCTTCTTTTTTGGTCTTTGCGGTGCCTTTTTTATCATTCCTTTAAACGCACTCATACAATATCATGCTAAAGAATCAGAATTGGGAAAAATTTTAGCAGCAAGTCATTTTGTCCAAAATTTATGCATGTTGAGCTTTTTAGTTTTCGTATCATTTTTTTCTTATTTTGAGCTTAATGTCATTTATCTTTTTTATCTTGCTAGTTTTATTGTCTTTGTCGGTGCGATTTATATCCTTTTAAAATTGCCTTTTTCTTTAATACGTATTCTGGTGCAACTTGCATTTTTTCAACGTTATAAGCTTCTTGTGGAGGGTTTTGAAAACATCCCTGAAAAAGGTGGTGCTTTGCTTTTAGGAAATCATATTTCTTTTATTGATTGGGCAATCATTCAAATGGCAATTCCTAGACATGTCCATTTTGCTATGGAAAAAAGTATTTATTCTAAATGGTATATTAAATTTTTTCTGGATAAATTTGGAGTGTTTTTTATTTCAGCAACGACAAATAAAACAAGCTTTGAATTGATTGCTCAAGCGATTAAAAAAGGTGAGCTTGTTTGTCTTTTTCCTGAAGGAGTGATTTCAAGGCATGGACAATTGAATGAATTTAAAGGAGATTTTGAGTTTATTTGTTCTCAACTTGAATCAAATGAAGGAGTGATTTTACCCTTTTATATTCGTGGGCTTTGGGGAAGTGCGTTTTCAAGAAGTGATGAAGAATTTTCTTCACGTCATAGGAGATTGAGTAAAAGAAATATTGCAATCGCTTTTGGTAAAGCTATGCCACTTAATGCAAAAAAAGAAGAGGTAAAGGCTAAGGTCTTTGAACTATCCTTTATGGCGTGGAAATCTCAATGCGAAGCTATGCAAACCCTAACCCGCTCTTTTATAAGCAGTGCCAAAAGAAAGCTTTCTCATATTGCCTTAATCGATCCGGTTTCTGGAGCAATAAGCTATAGAAAAATGCTTAGTTTAAGCCTAATCTTAAGCACAATCATCAAGGACAATTCGCAACGATTCAATATCCAAATTCAAAGAGGTTCTTATGCTCCTAAAGAAGAGAGTGTTGGCATTCTACTTCCTGCATCCTTTGCTTCTTCTCTTTGCAACCTCGCCACTTTGTTTGCAAATAAAGTTGTCGTTAATCTTAATTTTACAGCAGGAGAAAAAAACATCCAAGCAGCAATTCAAAGTGCTAACATCAAGCAAATTTATACTTCTAAAACATTCTTAGAAAGACTTAAAAATAAGGGGGTTGATTATCATTTTGCAGAAAATATCAAGGTGTTTTTTGTCGAAGATTTAGTTGATATTTTTAAAAAAGAAAAGGCTAAAATTATAATTTATATGATTTTGGTGAGTCTCTTGCCAAGTTTTATACTCAAAGCCATTTTTTCACCTTCTAAAAACAATCTTGCCATAGCTGCTATACTCTTTAGTAGCGGAAGTGAGGGAACTCCTAAGGGTATAATGCTTAATAACCGCAATATTTTAAGCAATATAGCTCAAATTTCAGATCTTTTGTGTGCAAAAGACAATGATACTATCTTATCTTCTTTGCCACCTTTTCATGCCTTTGGATTAACCGTTACAACCTTTTTGCCACTTTTAGAATCAATAAAAAGCGTAACTTTTGCTGACCCAACTGATGCCATAGGCGTTGCAAAAACCATCCTAAAAAATAATGTGACTATAATGTGTGGAACTTCAACCTTTCTTGGAATTTACGCAAGAAATAAAAAACTTGACGCATTAATGTTTGAAAGTTTAAGAATCATAGTTTGTGGGGCTGAAAAACTCAAACAAGAAGTGCGAAGTGCTTTTGAAATGAAATTTAAAAAAAGCATCCTTGAAGGATATGGAGCAACCGAAACCACTCCTGTTGCAAGTGTGAATTTGCCTAATAAATTTGACCCGGATTATTGGATTTTACATCGTGCAAATAAGGAAGGAAGCGTAGGAATGCCTTTACCGGGAACTGCAATTAGAATTGTTAATCCAAACACTTATGAAAGCTTAAAACATGGAGAAGAGGGATTGATACTCATTGGCGGACATCAAGTTATGGTGGGCTATCTTAATGATAAAGAAAAAACCGATGAAGTGATTAAAGAGATTGATGGGATTCGTTGGTATAACACAGGCGATAAAGGACGTTTAGATGAAGATGGTTTTTTATACATTATCGACCGATATTCTCGTTTTGCTAAAATCGGCGGAGAAATGATTTCTTTAGGAGCTTTAGAAGAAGAGCTTGCAAAAGTTCTTAATACAGAAATTGTGAAATTTTGTGCTTTGTCTTTAGAAGATGATAAAAAAGGTGAAAAGATTGTTTTATTGATAGAGTGTCAAAATGAGCATTTTCAAGGAATCATCCAAGCCATTAAAGATTCAAATATACCTGCACTTTTTAAACCAAGTCAATACATTCAAGTTGAAAAAATTCCTCTTTTGGGCTCTGGAAAAGTAGATTTTAAGAGAGCAAAAGAACTTGCAAAATACTCTTAA
- a CDS encoding fumarylacetoacetate hydrolase family protein has translation MKFLNFLLNNEPCLGVLNAKEEVVCLKDLGIDARDMNDFILNYEKYRFKLENLEKIPSLKIPKEEILAPIITPLQDIICLGINFLDHAKESARFKGEKFEERQSPVYFSKRVNATTAPYANLYLHEEVTKELDYECELAFVLGKEAYKIKALDAKAYIFGYTIINDISARDLQKQHKQFYRAKSLEGSTIMGPYLVSADEIAYPPKLALQSYVNGELRQNSNTEFFIFNIAYVLEELSAGMRLKAGSIISMGTPSGVGMGLNPPQFLKENDEVCCVIENLGKLCNKIVKK, from the coding sequence ATGAAATTTCTCAATTTTCTTTTAAATAATGAACCTTGTTTAGGGGTTTTAAATGCTAAAGAAGAAGTGGTTTGTCTTAAGGATTTAGGAATTGATGCAAGGGATATGAATGATTTCATTTTAAATTATGAAAAATATCGTTTTAAACTTGAAAATTTAGAAAAAATTCCAAGTTTAAAAATTCCAAAAGAAGAGATTTTAGCTCCTATCATCACGCCCTTACAAGATATTATTTGTTTGGGGATTAATTTTTTAGATCATGCTAAAGAATCCGCACGATTTAAAGGTGAGAAATTTGAAGAAAGACAATCTCCTGTATATTTTAGCAAACGCGTCAATGCAACAACCGCTCCTTATGCAAATCTTTATTTGCACGAAGAAGTTACAAAAGAGCTTGATTATGAATGCGAACTCGCTTTTGTTTTAGGCAAAGAAGCTTATAAAATCAAGGCTTTAGATGCAAAGGCTTATATCTTTGGATATACCATCATTAACGATATTTCAGCAAGAGATCTTCAAAAACAGCATAAACAATTTTATCGTGCAAAAAGTTTAGAAGGCAGCACGATAATGGGACCTTATTTGGTGAGTGCTGATGAGATTGCTTACCCGCCAAAACTTGCTTTGCAAAGCTATGTCAATGGCGAACTCAGACAAAATTCAAATACAGAATTTTTCATTTTCAATATCGCTTATGTTTTAGAAGAACTTAGTGCTGGAATGCGTTTAAAGGCTGGAAGTATCATTTCTATGGGAACACCGAGTGGAGTAGGAATGGGGCTAAATCCTCCTCAATTTTTAAAAGAAAATGATGAGGTGTGCTGTGTGATTGAAAATTTAGGCAAACTCTGCAATAAAATCGTCAAAAAATAA
- a CDS encoding YkgJ family cysteine cluster protein, translating to MISKEGFDFSFDEKACEKCGGKCCTGESGNIFVSKEELKILRQYLGLDEQEFALKFLKKVGFKMSFKEVKFEDGYACIFFDQVKRNCKIYEYRPSQCRTFPFWKYYKNHKEELEKECIGICYL from the coding sequence ATGATTTCTAAAGAAGGTTTTGATTTTTCTTTTGATGAAAAAGCTTGTGAAAAATGTGGCGGAAAATGTTGCACAGGCGAGAGCGGCAATATATTTGTAAGTAAAGAAGAATTAAAAATTTTAAGGCAATATTTAGGATTAGATGAACAAGAATTTGCGTTAAAATTTTTAAAAAAAGTGGGTTTTAAAATGAGTTTTAAAGAGGTGAAATTCGAAGATGGCTATGCTTGTATCTTTTTTGACCAAGTGAAAAGAAATTGTAAAATTTATGAGTACAGACCGAGTCAATGTCGAACTTTTCCCTTTTGGAAATATTATAAAAACCACAAAGAGGAATTAGAAAAAGAATGTATAGGAATTTGTTATTTATAG